A section of the Phycisphaerales bacterium genome encodes:
- a CDS encoding gamma-glutamyltransferase: protein MTRVAIASQSETPAIAGAAIADAGGNAVDAALAAVFASWVCEPGYTALGSGAFMTVWSPEQGATPICLDGFAEVPGRQAASMENAGGQLIKMPYGVGVETGVGAAAVATPGALLAAETLWQRWGKLPWEVLFEPAIDLAQTGFVLSESVHAYYEAGAHLIFSQTPDAARICMKADGTIHSVGTNITMPDLAASFELIAAEGAKAFYRGDLGHQIGAWMKDNGGLLSAADLAAYEVGIRPCHQTRSGNWMLATAPLPAIGGETLKHLVVELNKSTQHGFDSENVNFFACAMKEIFSRRNAMLYGTSPSDTGLSEGEQPISESSSTSHVSSVDSDGLAVSITSSCGYSAGVIVPQTGILLNNMLGEQELNADASKLTPGTRIMSNMSPVVAHGDDGSVISLGAAGSQRIVSAIARVWMARVLDPNPDAAGIDEAVEAARCHMRMRDDGPLLVYEPGVDVSQFEGETEAFDSHHMYFGCVQAAQLSANGQLTAKADPRRAGGVALGGA, encoded by the coding sequence ATGACACGCGTTGCGATCGCTAGCCAATCTGAAACCCCAGCTATTGCAGGGGCTGCAATTGCTGATGCAGGAGGCAATGCTGTTGATGCGGCCCTTGCGGCCGTATTTGCCTCTTGGGTTTGTGAACCTGGATATACAGCTCTTGGTAGCGGTGCATTTATGACCGTTTGGTCACCAGAGCAGGGGGCCACGCCCATCTGTCTCGATGGATTTGCTGAAGTACCTGGCCGGCAGGCGGCCAGCATGGAGAATGCTGGCGGGCAACTCATCAAAATGCCATATGGCGTTGGTGTTGAGACAGGTGTCGGTGCTGCTGCAGTGGCGACGCCCGGGGCATTGCTGGCTGCCGAGACACTCTGGCAACGCTGGGGTAAATTGCCATGGGAAGTACTCTTTGAGCCAGCAATTGATCTGGCCCAAACAGGCTTTGTTCTTTCTGAGTCAGTTCATGCTTACTACGAGGCTGGCGCCCATCTGATTTTTTCGCAGACGCCCGATGCAGCGAGAATCTGTATGAAAGCAGATGGCACGATACATTCGGTAGGCACCAACATCACCATGCCCGATCTAGCAGCATCTTTTGAGCTCATTGCGGCAGAAGGTGCGAAGGCATTTTATCGCGGTGATCTTGGCCACCAAATAGGTGCTTGGATGAAAGACAACGGTGGTTTACTTTCAGCAGCTGATCTTGCTGCCTATGAAGTTGGCATTCGACCTTGTCACCAGACGAGGTCTGGAAATTGGATGCTTGCAACCGCGCCACTTCCAGCTATTGGAGGAGAAACGCTGAAGCATTTGGTGGTTGAGCTCAACAAATCAACTCAGCATGGATTTGATTCGGAGAACGTGAATTTCTTTGCCTGTGCTATGAAAGAGATATTTTCTCGGCGTAATGCAATGCTTTATGGAACGAGTCCTTCAGACACGGGTCTTTCTGAAGGCGAGCAACCAATTTCGGAATCAAGTTCTACGAGCCATGTTTCATCAGTTGATTCCGATGGCTTAGCAGTATCTATTACATCATCTTGCGGCTATTCGGCAGGTGTCATTGTCCCTCAAACGGGAATTCTTCTTAACAACATGCTCGGTGAACAAGAGCTTAATGCTGATGCATCGAAACTCACACCGGGTACGAGGATCATGTCAAACATGTCTCCAGTTGTGGCGCATGGTGATGATGGTTCAGTCATCTCACTGGGCGCAGCTGGCTCGCAACGGATTGTCAGTGCGATTGCACGTGTATGGATGGCTCGGGTACTGGATCCAAACCCAGATGCGGCAGGCATTGATGAGGCAGTTGAGGCTGCTCGGTGCCATATGCGGATGCGAGATGATGGTCCATTACTTGTCTATGAGCCAGGCGTTGACGTCTCTCAGTTCGAGGGCGAGACGGAGGCCTTTGATTCACATCACATGTATTTTGGATGTGTACAGGCAGCACAGTTGTCGGCCAACGGACAGCTCACAGCGAAAGCTGATCCAAGGCGGGCCGGTGGCGTTGCTTTGGGTGGGGCATAA
- the acnA gene encoding aconitate hydratase AcnA, giving the protein MVNKDPFGVIETLDTAVGPRRIFSIPKLTGQQGVGDLDAMPYSIKILLECCLRHIDGEIVSKEDVLNVASYDATNVLPVEIPYMPTRVLLQDFTGVPAVVDLAAMRDAVVGLTGDDASAQKVNPLVRCDLVIDHSVQVDAFNSGMALTINSDKEFERNLERYELLKWAQTAFDNFHVVPPATGICHQVNLEYLGKVIWDDGQDLFPDSLVGTDSHTTMINGLSVMGWGVGGIEAEAVMVGQPIYMLIPEVVGFKFTGHLAEGTTATDLVLRVTEMLRAHGVVGKFVEYFGPGLAEIPLANRATIANMAPEYGATMGFFPTDEQTLKYLSFTGRDEKHCQAVEQYCKAQGLWHKSDAPVCYSSTLELDLSTIEPALAGPKRPQDRINLADMKSTWHEARRATFGHEHPAAGESQRGWGANDGGTAVAEQSQVAQVSCQDEQFTLADGAVVIAAITSCTNTSNPDVMIGAGLLARKAAERGLSRAPWVKTSLAPGSKVVTQYLEKGNLMDDLEKMGFYLVGYGCTTCIGNSGPLPEAISKAINDHDLVACSVLSGNRNFEGRISPDCKANYLASPPLVVAYAIAGTIDIDLTSEPLGQDPSGEDVYLRDIWPSQTEVEDLKSVCLTREQFVEQYSDVFDGAEEWQSIEVTGGNRFAWSDDSTYIHNPPFFAGMTMEVSPIEPIYGARVLCKLGTSVTTDHISPAGAIATDSPAGQWLIEHGVEKSMFNSFGSRRGNDLVMTRGTFGNIRVRNEMAPGKEGGFTTDLLDGKVKSIFEASCHYKDEGIPLVVLAGKDYGMGSSRDWAAKGTMLLGVRAVIAESFERIHRSNLIGMGVVPLCFKDGQSAETLGLDGSETFSIEIDDQVKPRQDIKVTATKSDGTNVDFSTSCRLDTPVEVTYYRNGGILQTVLRRMASS; this is encoded by the coding sequence ATGGTAAATAAGGACCCATTCGGGGTAATCGAGACGCTGGATACGGCTGTCGGGCCTCGGCGTATTTTTAGTATTCCCAAACTGACGGGGCAGCAGGGCGTAGGCGATCTTGATGCCATGCCATATAGCATCAAGATTCTTCTTGAGTGTTGTCTTCGCCATATTGATGGTGAGATTGTTTCGAAAGAAGATGTACTCAATGTCGCTTCTTATGATGCAACCAATGTACTACCTGTTGAAATTCCATACATGCCCACGCGCGTTCTTCTTCAAGACTTCACAGGCGTGCCAGCAGTCGTTGATTTGGCAGCAATGCGGGATGCAGTCGTTGGATTAACTGGTGATGATGCAAGTGCTCAAAAAGTAAATCCGCTGGTTCGATGCGATCTGGTGATCGATCACTCTGTTCAGGTTGATGCGTTCAATTCTGGAATGGCTTTGACAATTAACTCTGATAAAGAGTTTGAGCGAAATCTTGAGCGATATGAACTTCTAAAGTGGGCCCAAACCGCATTTGATAATTTTCATGTGGTACCGCCTGCAACCGGTATTTGTCACCAGGTTAATCTGGAGTACCTTGGCAAAGTTATCTGGGATGACGGCCAAGACTTGTTTCCCGATAGTCTTGTCGGAACAGATTCACATACAACCATGATCAATGGTTTATCAGTCATGGGTTGGGGCGTTGGTGGTATCGAGGCCGAAGCGGTGATGGTCGGGCAGCCAATCTACATGCTCATTCCGGAAGTCGTTGGTTTTAAATTTACAGGGCATCTTGCAGAAGGCACGACCGCCACGGATCTTGTATTGCGTGTTACTGAAATGTTGCGTGCCCATGGTGTGGTTGGAAAGTTTGTTGAGTACTTTGGCCCAGGATTGGCTGAGATTCCATTGGCAAACCGAGCCACTATTGCGAATATGGCGCCAGAATATGGTGCAACAATGGGCTTCTTTCCGACTGATGAACAGACCCTTAAGTACCTTTCGTTTACCGGGCGTGATGAAAAACACTGCCAAGCCGTAGAGCAGTACTGTAAGGCTCAAGGCCTTTGGCATAAGAGTGATGCGCCGGTGTGTTACTCCAGTACATTAGAACTTGATCTGTCAACTATCGAGCCAGCACTCGCGGGGCCAAAGCGCCCTCAGGATCGCATCAACTTGGCTGATATGAAATCAACTTGGCACGAGGCGAGGCGTGCGACGTTTGGTCATGAGCATCCCGCAGCGGGTGAATCTCAGCGAGGATGGGGTGCCAATGATGGTGGTACCGCAGTTGCTGAGCAGTCACAAGTTGCTCAAGTGAGTTGTCAAGATGAACAGTTTACTTTAGCTGATGGTGCAGTTGTTATCGCTGCGATTACAAGTTGTACAAACACGAGTAATCCAGATGTGATGATTGGCGCCGGTCTGCTGGCGCGAAAAGCAGCAGAGCGAGGGCTGAGCAGAGCGCCATGGGTAAAGACATCGCTCGCTCCTGGATCTAAGGTCGTCACTCAATACCTTGAAAAAGGTAACTTGATGGATGATCTAGAAAAAATGGGCTTTTACCTCGTGGGTTATGGATGCACAACGTGTATTGGCAACTCAGGTCCACTGCCTGAAGCTATCAGTAAAGCAATTAATGATCATGATTTGGTTGCCTGCAGCGTGCTCAGTGGTAATCGAAACTTTGAAGGTCGGATTTCCCCTGATTGCAAGGCAAACTATTTAGCTTCTCCGCCGCTGGTTGTTGCTTACGCAATTGCTGGCACCATCGATATCGATCTCACCTCTGAGCCTCTTGGGCAAGATCCATCAGGTGAGGATGTCTATCTACGCGATATATGGCCAAGTCAGACCGAGGTCGAGGATCTGAAGTCAGTGTGCCTGACGCGGGAGCAGTTTGTCGAGCAGTACAGTGATGTGTTTGATGGGGCAGAAGAATGGCAGTCAATCGAAGTCACTGGTGGCAATCGTTTTGCCTGGTCTGATGACAGTACATACATTCATAATCCGCCATTCTTTGCAGGCATGACCATGGAGGTCTCACCGATTGAACCAATTTACGGCGCTCGAGTGCTTTGTAAATTGGGAACATCGGTCACCACGGATCACATATCGCCAGCAGGTGCTATTGCAACTGATTCACCAGCGGGGCAATGGCTGATTGAGCACGGTGTCGAAAAGTCGATGTTCAATAGCTTTGGCTCTCGTCGCGGCAATGATCTTGTGATGACCAGAGGAACATTCGGAAATATTCGAGTACGTAATGAAATGGCGCCAGGTAAAGAGGGTGGCTTTACGACGGATCTTTTGGATGGAAAAGTGAAGTCCATTTTCGAGGCAAGTTGTCATTACAAGGACGAGGGTATTCCACTCGTTGTGCTGGCCGGGAAAGACTATGGCATGGGTTCGTCACGCGATTGGGCAGCGAAGGGGACGATGCTTTTAGGTGTGCGAGCAGTTATTGCTGAAAGCTTTGAGCGTATTCACCGCAGCAACCTTATTGGTATGGGGGTGGTGCCTCTTTGCTTCAAAGATGGGCAAAGTGCTGAGACCCTAGGATTAGATGGCAGTGAAACATTTAGCATTGAAATAGATGACCAAGTAAAACCGCGGCAAGATATCAAGGTCACTGCTACAAAATCAGATGGCACCAATGTCGACTTTAGTACAAGCTGCCGACTCGATACACCTGTAGAAGTGACGTACTACCGTAACGGTGGAATTCTTCAGACGGTGCTGAGGCGTATGGCATCTTCATAG
- a CDS encoding phosphoribosyltransferase family protein — MSWIMDALDIWLGFTQPYARLEVAQAGFEADRVMDYCPCCGSSVGRGEVHVWKDRLCCTECRYRVHAVSRVIRLGPYCSPLRPWILQIKFHRWEPLAQELGRCLAQQVRDRYRQQAKAMVVVPIPMSPWRHLVRGIDHTHILAQAVAKELGAPLERPLSVRWGCSRRPQAGLSSSLRRRMPATRWRLSKRLVGTIRNRHILLIDDVLTTGATLNTAAGAMRAASPRSITAAVLAVSDRGRGGAKISK; from the coding sequence ATGAGTTGGATCATGGACGCATTGGATATTTGGCTTGGATTCACGCAGCCTTATGCCCGCCTAGAGGTGGCACAGGCCGGCTTTGAGGCAGATCGTGTGATGGACTATTGCCCATGCTGCGGTAGCAGTGTTGGGCGCGGTGAGGTTCATGTCTGGAAGGATCGTTTGTGTTGTACAGAATGTCGGTATCGGGTTCATGCAGTCAGTCGGGTCATTCGACTCGGGCCTTATTGTTCACCGCTGCGTCCTTGGATATTGCAGATCAAGTTCCACCGGTGGGAACCCCTTGCTCAAGAGCTGGGACGCTGCCTTGCGCAACAGGTTCGAGATCGATACCGCCAACAAGCTAAGGCCATGGTTGTGGTACCGATTCCCATGTCGCCATGGCGTCATCTGGTGCGAGGTATTGATCACACCCACATCTTGGCACAGGCGGTGGCGAAAGAGTTGGGGGCCCCCTTAGAGAGACCGCTCTCTGTTCGCTGGGGCTGCTCTAGGCGACCCCAGGCCGGATTGTCGTCGTCACTTCGCCGACGAATGCCTGCGACTCGTTGGCGACTATCAAAGCGTCTGGTGGGGACGATTCGCAATAGGCATATCTTGCTTATTGATGACGTTCTTACCACTGGAGCGACGCTGAATACGGCTGCAGGGGCGATGAGGGCAGCCAGCCCCAGATCGATCACAGCAGCCGTACTTGCGGTGTCTGATAGGGGCCGTGGGGGAGCTAAAATATCTAAATGA